From the genome of Pseudomonas sihuiensis:
TTCCCAGACGTCCAGCACGGCCTTCAGATCAGGCCGCTGTGGCAGCAGGCTGCGCAGCGCGGCGTTGTCCACCACGGCACCGCGACTGGCATTGATCAGCCAGGTGCCAGGCCTGAGCGCAGCCAGACGCGCCGCATCGAGCAGGTGACGGGTCGAAGCGTCCAGCGGCGTGTGCAGGCTGATCACATCGCATTCGCCGATGATCTGCTCCAGGCTGACGAAGTCGCCGCCCTCGGCGGCCTGGCGCGGCGGGTCGCACACCCGTACCTGCCAGCCGAGACCATGCAGCAGATTGACCAGACGCCCACCGACCTGCCCCGCCCCGACCACGCCATAGACACGCGCAGCCGGGTCAACGCCCTCACGCTCGGCAAGGGTCAGCACGCTGCCCAGCACGTAATCCACCACGCCACGGGCGTTGCAGCCCGGTGCGCTGCTCCAGGCGATGCCGGCTGCGGCGAAGTATTCGAGATCCAGATGGTCGGTGCCGATGGTGCAGGTGCCGACAAAACGCACCCGGCTGCCTTCGAGCAAGGCGCGGTTCACCTGGGTCACCGAGCGCACCAGCAAGAGGTCGGCATCACGCACATCGGCCGCCGTGATGGCGCGCCCTGGCAAGCGGCGGATGCTGCCGAACGCAGCGAAGAACTCATCGAGCAGGGGAATGTTTTCGTCGGCGACTATGTGCATGACAGGCTCCATCGGGCAGGTCGCCATTCTAAGTCAGCCGGCACCTCAGCGTCGCCCCACAGGCCGCCAGACAGAGGGGCACATCGTCCTTTCCTGACCGACACGTCAAGGCGTAGACTAAGCGGTTTCCTGCTATCCCGAAGAATCGAAATGTCCACCGACACCCGCCTTGGCCGCGTGCGCACGGAACTGCGCAGCCTGCTCATTCTGGCCACGCCGATCATCATCGCCCAGTTGGCGCACACCGCCATGGGCTTCGTCGATACGCTGATGGCCGGGCGCGTCAGCCCGCAGGACCTGGCAGCCGTGGCGCTGGGCAACTCGATCTGGGTGCCGGTTTTCCTGCTGATGACCGGCATCCTGCTGGCCACCACGCCCAAGGTGGCGCAGCGCTTCGGCGCTGGCGAAGAGGCCGATATCGGCCCACTGGTGCGTCAGGCACTCTGGCTGGCGCTGGCCGTCGGCGGTAGTGCTGCGGCGCTGCTGTGGAACGCCGAGTTCATCCTGCGCACCATGAACGTCGACCCGGCGCTGATCACTCCGGCCATGGGCTACCTGCGCGCCGTGGCCTGCGGCTTCCCGGCGGTGGCGCTGTATCACGTGCTGCGCTGCTTCAGCGATGGCCTCGGCCACACCCGCCCGGCCATGGTGCTGGGCATCATCGGCCTGCTGCTGAACATTCCTGCCAACTACATCTTCATCTACGGCAAGTTCGGCCTGCCGGCCATGGGCGGTGTCGGCTGCGGCTGGGCGACCGCGCTGGTGATGGGCTTCATGCTGATCGGCATGCTGCTCTGGGTGAAGTGGGCGCCCTACTACCGTGCCAGCGCGCTGTTCACCCGCTTCGAATGGCCGCAGTGGACGGTGATCAAACGCCTGCTGAGCATCGGTGTGCCAATCGGTATCGCGGTATTTGCCGAATCGAGCATCTTCGCGGTGATCGCCCTGCTGATCGGCGGTCTCGGCGCCACGGTGGTTGCCGGGCACCAGATCGCGCTCAACTTCAGCTCCATGGTGTTCATGATCCCTTACTCATTGGCCATGGCCGCCACCGTGCGCGTCGGCCAGGCACTGGGCCGTGGTCAGCCGCGCGAGGCGCGCTTCGCTGCCGGGGTAAGCATGGCGGCGGCGCTGGGCTACGCCTGCGTATCGGCCAGCCTGATGTTCCTGCTGCGCGAACAGATCGCGCAGATCTACACCCCGGACAAGACGGTGATCGCCGTGGCGGCAACGCTGATCGTCTATTCGGCGCTGTTCCAATTCTCCGATGCCATCCAGGTGACAGCCGCCGGCGCGCTGCGCGGCTACCAGGACACGCGCATCACCATGCTGCTGACGCTGTTCGCCTATTGGGGCATTGGCCTGCCGGTGGGTTATGCGCTGGGGCTGTCCGACCTGTTCGGCGAACCCAGCGGCCCCAGTGGCCTGTGGCAGGGGCTGGTGGTGGGGCTGACCTGCGCCGCCGCGATGCTCACCGTGCGCCTGGCGCGCAGCGCGCGCAAGCGCATCCGCCGGGCCGTCTGAGTCATTGGATAGGCAGGAAATCAGCTCTAGACTGAGCGCATGATTCGACCTGCCCTGCTCCTCTGCTTCCTTCTGCTCGCCGGCTGCGGTCCGGCCAACGATGGCCTGGCCCTGCAGAGCGATTACCTCGAACGCCTGCAGCGCTCGCTCGATGCACCGAACGTCAGCTCGCTCGATAAGCGCAGCATCAGTCAGTACCGCCTGCCAGCCCGGCGCGAGCGGCTTTCGGATATCCCCGAACTGCGCATCGGCCTGCTCGATCTGGTGATCGACGCGCGGCGCTGTCCGCATCTGCAGCAGTTGATCAGCCGACGCAACAGCAGCCTGGGCAAACAGTTGATGCCCAGCCAGCGTCTGGGCTACGAAGGCGATCTGCTACGCGCCATCGACGACTGCCTGCCGCATCTGCAGGACGACTCCAGCCTGAAGGCCACCCTGCAACGCCTGGCCGACGACAAGCGCCAGCAACTGCCTGCAGTATTCTGGAATGCGCTCAATGGCAGTCCGGAGTTCGAGAACTACCTGCGTTTCGCTGATAAAGCCTTGCCGGTGGACATGCTGGAAGACAGCGCCGCGCTGGACGCATTGCAGCGGCTGGCGAGCATCGGCGCCGCCCTGCCTGCGCAACTGCCGCCGAGCGCCAGTGAGCTGGAACCGCAGTTCTTCGCCCTCTACGCCAGCGAGCAAGGCGGCCAGTTGATTACCA
Proteins encoded in this window:
- a CDS encoding MATE family efflux transporter, with product MSTDTRLGRVRTELRSLLILATPIIIAQLAHTAMGFVDTLMAGRVSPQDLAAVALGNSIWVPVFLLMTGILLATTPKVAQRFGAGEEADIGPLVRQALWLALAVGGSAAALLWNAEFILRTMNVDPALITPAMGYLRAVACGFPAVALYHVLRCFSDGLGHTRPAMVLGIIGLLLNIPANYIFIYGKFGLPAMGGVGCGWATALVMGFMLIGMLLWVKWAPYYRASALFTRFEWPQWTVIKRLLSIGVPIGIAVFAESSIFAVIALLIGGLGATVVAGHQIALNFSSMVFMIPYSLAMAATVRVGQALGRGQPREARFAAGVSMAAALGYACVSASLMFLLREQIAQIYTPDKTVIAVAATLIVYSALFQFSDAIQVTAAGALRGYQDTRITMLLTLFAYWGIGLPVGYALGLSDLFGEPSGPSGLWQGLVVGLTCAAAMLTVRLARSARKRIRRAV
- a CDS encoding DUF3080 domain-containing protein, coding for MIRPALLLCFLLLAGCGPANDGLALQSDYLERLQRSLDAPNVSSLDKRSISQYRLPARRERLSDIPELRIGLLDLVIDARRCPHLQQLISRRNSSLGKQLMPSQRLGYEGDLLRAIDDCLPHLQDDSSLKATLQRLADDKRQQLPAVFWNALNGSPEFENYLRFADKALPVDMLEDSAALDALQRLASIGAALPAQLPPSASELEPQFFALYASEQGGQLITSLASLRHSLDAGSELLEQRQRNRPLCPLGQATPRGRILQNIFIKFYAGGLQPYLAQVDQRGQQWQAALLQLQRIDGIPTATREHLQRLAGEQDSLWQDFRAATARHVKAWQALLNSCGLAPGQAGWHSES
- the pdxB gene encoding 4-phosphoerythronate dehydrogenase PdxB, yielding MHIVADENIPLLDEFFAAFGSIRRLPGRAITAADVRDADLLLVRSVTQVNRALLEGSRVRFVGTCTIGTDHLDLEYFAAAGIAWSSAPGCNARGVVDYVLGSVLTLAEREGVDPAARVYGVVGAGQVGGRLVNLLHGLGWQVRVCDPPRQAAEGGDFVSLEQIIGECDVISLHTPLDASTRHLLDAARLAALRPGTWLINASRGAVVDNAALRSLLPQRPDLKAVLDVWEGEPQADVELAALCQLATPHIAGYSLDGKLRGTAQIYQACCRALGVAEQVSLADLLPAPWLSELSIDGSADPAWALASICRAVYDPRRDDADFRRSLVGDADTRRAGFDRLRKHYPMRREIDGLRVRIQGDSAPLAALVRALGATVS